The Harmonia axyridis chromosome 3, icHarAxyr1.1, whole genome shotgun sequence nucleotide sequence tgtggcaaattaattcaagtgttagtaactgatagagacagtaattagttataaggttcaagaatatcaagtgcATGACAACTGGTGTGCCATCATTGAGGGATCCCTCCTGGCCTACGAAAGAAAAGGAAGCCCCCAAAATCATCACGGCCCATTTGGAGTTGGTAAGagcttttatattcagtttctcattagcggaaaatctgtgaattgtttttgccatcgcaacatctataataaaaatacagtccatactcgctctacttattaaatacagtgaagagctaacaacttctttctcttttgcagtcaggctataaattagccttttactgctccatctcaatataattcacctctggtgagctattttgatctgctctagcaggtggcaaagtttgtgtaatcattacacaatctctgtgccagtaagggtttggctctaatacacacttcctagagaagtgccatcttcggtcgtttgtgtttcctaggagccgaacatgcgtaacacatgaccggccggatggtggacttataaagaagaagcttgttggaaagagacatttttgtgcttttgcaaagtagcggttgcaacgctgccgctgttgtctttccccttcgtcacagctgatgtgacgtgttggttccaagtgagttttttgtcaagtatcactcccagatacttggcctcgtttttccattacaatcctcctaccgaacattacgacgagtccgatgggatctattttctttcggctaaaaaaaactgctttgatcttctcagggtttcttgtaggtacttcgttgccattttgggacaccaagaactggcaagaaaggcggtatcgtcagcgtaaagtgccatggagtttttcaccgtttttggcatttcggatacatatattgtgaaaaatattggagacagcagaaatccttgcggaactccggctaaaagagacctctctgaagacaatactccgtcaaatctggctctaaacttgcgagaatgcaggtaagaagctaaaagttggaccatggagagtgggaaacctgccgtaagcagtttgtatagcagtcctttgggccgtactttatcaaacgatttggctacatccaaaaacacagctcctgtgacttgtttccggttatatccatccgtgattggttccactactcggagcacttgttgcacagtggaatgttggctttaaaaaccgaactgttcctactgtatgatattcttttctttcgttattgtgttgaatctttagcattgactatattcgtcagtgctactaaagcttttcgagggaggttccgcaacgtcaagttagtaatgccgtccggtcctggtgccgttctcactttactcgacataatagtgttctggatttcctgaacggttcgaaaccaatagcttccgttgattcatttttcactttgcggttgacgtcctcaatgtggtccaattccgcatagttgtaactacagctgcattggcgttggaggttatctgcgaaagcttcagacttttcttctggactgtataccattcctcgtaaaccgtgaatcggcggggttggtttcctatctgagtgcagtgctttggccatccgccaaacactgttgtcttctgtggaaagagaaagtagtttctcttcccaactatcattccggacctttctgagagcctccttattgactctatcgttgagctagagtgcttctctctgataagctccgccatcaataggttattaccaccaataacacccaagaatcgctcgaatttcatgttttctattttcagctgtttgaaatgcaggaataagaaaaaaccttctaattttacacagacatcctaaaggactaatgaacacgtaggtacctttcattttgcaaacacagaacctttcagaaactataattgatcatttcaaagagcgatttaacgagcacacatatataggtattaaatatgaataacaaatattaatcgctcattgaaatgatcaattatagtttctgaaacgtttatttgtgattgcaaagtgatagatacttacgtatcaattagtccttcagaaagtatgtgtgaaattagcagccttatattattcattcggtacctgcatttgtccgatttattgttacgtgaatattggcattttttcgatattccgcttgaattatatatttatttgaagtacctatatgtattcggtaatgattgattgcaagtactgactttgttttaaaggtaaaaaaacctgacccgccacctcttgtccacatgtttttggataagaacaagatctatgttaaaactgtcgaaatcaaaatcaggatagatatttttcagggggacacgcagagtctcttctggttttgtttggcgctaaacctactgagaagccagttagatacatcgacgacctcaagctctactccgctaacgacgagcaattgggaaatgtggtagcgttctttgaggctatcggaatgaagccggggaaagatgaatgtgccgtggttcaggcgaagagagaagtcaagtacaattaataggggacagatctggtcggcacgcagaacttgacgatacaagaatgccagagtctttcatcttcctcagagcacatcaagccctaagatccctgaaatgaaatgaagaacattttcaaggcaaaatttgtaaaaaaaatttttgtagtctcattctaaaataaattgaaggacaacaatcaatacggtaaggcctttcggtttcaaggtggacagagaaatggggaatcagaaaaattggagaacaagatgaatatttcaaatttgatcgataatttttgaaggtcctgagaaggaccgattagttagacgaaccattctcatcacaacagtaatttttatattcacttcttcttcttcaaaggtgctgcttttttcggagttgccacagacttgactgatttgggttttggagctttcggtttcttagttggcgatttcgcaatcttcttagctttagaaggggatttggcggctttggggctcttcttctcggttgttgcaactgctttcttcgttttcgttacagcggcttgttttttggcaacagtagacttctttttcttcttgtcggTCACCACAGCTGATGCCGAAGTGGATTTTTTAAGATCATCTTTGGACTTGGAGGTGGCTTTTTTAATCACTTTCTTCTGGGATCCCGATGTCGAACCACCAGCTGCCAATTTGAACGAACCAGATGCGCCTTTTCCTTTTGTCTGAACTAAAGATCCAGATTGCACAGCTGATTTGAGGTATTTCTTAATGAAAGGAGCCAACTTTTCCGAATCTACTTTATAGTTGGAAGCTATAAATTTCTTGATGGCCTGCAATGACGATCcacttctttctttcaaatctttgatggcgttattaaccatctctgaagtcggaggatggttgggtttggcctgtttcgcggtcgcagtctttttctcggatttcttcgcagttttcgcac carries:
- the LOC123675395 gene encoding histone H1B-like, whose product is MSSADTEVQQSGASVPIGAKTAKKSEKKTATAKQAKPNHPPTSEMVNNAIKDLKERSGSSLQAIKKFIASNYKVDSEKLAPFIKKYLKSAVQSGSLVQTKGKGASGSFKLAAGGSTSGSQKKVIKKATSKSKDDLKKSTSASAVVTDKKKKKSTVAKKQAAVTKTKKAVATTEKKSPKAAKSPSKAKFLDALTVPKLRKFATYFQNIFSLIGVECGYF